The DNA window AGACAAAATGCAGCAAGTCATGCGCGGTGAAATGAGCTTATAAATACGGACTGTTGAAACTACTAAGCCCAATGTTAAATCATCGGGCTTTGTCGTTTTGTCACCTTCTATTTAACCTCAGCTCTGGATAAGGAAGTCAGCAAGCTTTTGATGTCTAACTAGGCAAAATCAAAGTCAACAGCTAGTCTATTACATTGATTTTAAAGACGTTAGGCATAAAAATAGCTGTGCTGATTGGCTTTGATTATCCCGAACTGAGGTTATTTATCTAGGTTTGGATTAACTCGAACGATATCGCTTTCAGTACCACTGAACTGCTTTTTCAGTTCCTGTTTAGATTTAAAACTGATTTCACCACCCGCAGCAACAGTCATGTGCTGAGCGTCAGTGTTGTGTTTCGACTGATACAGCATCACAGCTTGCATACATGAATCTCGCTGCTCTCTGGAAAGTGTTGTACCCTCAGGCCATTTTCCCGTCTCTACTGCATAAACCAAGCGATCGTAAACTTCTGGTGTCATCGCTTTTAATAATTGCTCTCTGTCCATGATGTACCTTCTTATTACATTATGTCCACAGAACATAGCGGGTTAAGAAACTGAGTCAAGAATACGAAAATGAATTGGTGTAACGGATCACAGGCAAAATCATGAAAACAAAATACTGGCTGCTTGCAGGCCTCGCGACACTGACCATCACAGGTTGCTTTGAGCGCAAAGGAAACACTGAACAACTGTGTGATAACAACCCTGAACTTCGTTGCGAAAAACTCAACATGGATGACGGCCAGTGCCGCATTCCGCGCACCAACCTGATTTGGCATCGCCACGAACAACTGGCCAATCTTTCAGATTCGAGTCAGATAAAAGAATACGGCATCGTCGCTGAATACCGGAAGTGTCTGGAACTTGCTTCTCAGATAACGCCTATTGACCAAAGTGATCTAAAGCGAAAACGTGTTGACGCTTTAGTCTACAGCATCAGCGAACTCGAGCGGATCGTCACAGAGCTTAAGCCTTCACAAGAGCCTGAGACCTTGTATTTCCTTTGGTCTCAGACCGGCGATACGCAAGCGCGTCGTCAACTGTTGCAGATGGAGGGTTCGCCACAGATGAACACCGCTGAAATGCAATATGCGTTAGCGACATTTTATACTAACAGGGACACCCTTAAGACCCTCACTTTGTTAAACAACGCGCTCACTTTATCGAACAAAGACAATCTGAACCCGGTGATTATCAAATCAATGGCTAGTATTCACCAGAAGTTAGGGGATAAAAAGCAAGCTTACGTGTGGGCAATGGTAGCCAAAAAGTTTGACCTACCCGTTGCGGATGAAAAACAGCTAAAGAGAATGTTCAGCTTTAGCGATCCAGAGGAATATCAGAAACTAGACGAACTCGCGAAGGAGATCGCAAATAGTATAGAAAAAGGAAATTATTCTCCCAAACTGATACCAGTAGATATCTAGACCAAAAGAAAAACTCCCATCATTTGATGGGAGTTTTTCTTTATACAATGAAATGTGTATTACTCATCGAGTTTTGAAAGGATAAAACACACTTAACTGTAATTTTGTCATTAAAATTACGATTTGTTGAAAATTAACGACACCGAATTTACGCAATAACGCTCACCTGTGGTCTGCGGGCCATCTTCAAAAACGTGCCCCAAATGGCTGTCACATGTCGCACACCGAATTTCTGTACGCACCATTCCGTGACTCAGATCATCTAAATAACGCACCGCTTTATCATTGATTGGCGCATCAAAACTCGGCCAGCCACACCCTGAATCGTACTTGTTGTCAGAGACAAACAGAGGTGAATTACAACAGGTACAGCTATAAACGCCAGTTTCCTTATTATGCAATAACTTACCACTATAGGGTGCCTCAGTTCCCTGCTCTCTACATACGCGAAACTCTTCATCAGATAGACGCTCGCGCCAGTATTCATCGGACTTCATCACTTTCTCCCCGCTTTGTTCCACTAATTTTTGTTCCTTAATTCCTATTTTTAGCAATGACTTTTTTAGCAAAAAACTTGATTCTCGCAACAGTTGTAGCACATACTTTCTCACCAGGACACCATGTGTAATTAATTTGATACGAGAGCTAATCTCGTCGGTTATATTACGCCAACTGGACTAGAGTAAAAGCAGTAAAAAGTTTAAAAAACGAACATTTGCAACCAATTGTTAAAAAAAGCGGCGCTTTTTTTTGACTTTAAACAAGTTAAGTCCGATTATCAGTTGCAGATGTTTACTGGATTCTGTAATTTTACTACCAGTTATCTTTAATCAGAAATTAAGTTGTGGAGCAACTATAATGACTATCAAAGTAGGTATTAACGGTTTTGGCCGTATCGGTCGTTTCGTATTCCGTGCAGCGCAAGAGCGCTCAGACATCGAAGTTGTAGGTATTAACGACCTTATCGATGTAGATTACATGGCATACATGCTGAAGTACGACTCAACTCACGGCCGTTTCAACGGTACTGTTGAAGTTGAAGGCGGTAACCTAATCGTTAACGGCAAAACTGTACGTGTTACTGCAGAGCGCAACCCTGAAGACCTAAAATGGGACGCAATCGGTGTTGACGTTGTAGCTGAAGCAACTGGTCTTTTCCTAACTGACGAGACTGCACGTAAGCACATCACTGCTGGCGCGAAAAAAGTTGTACTAACTGGTCCTTCTAAAGACGCTACTCCAATGTTCGTTAACGGCGTAAACTTCGACACTTACGCTGGTCAAGACATCGTTTCTAACGCTTCTTGTACTACTAACTGTCTAGCGCCTATCGCTAAAGTTCTTAACGACAAGTTCGGTATCGAATCTGGTCTTATGACTACAGTTCACGCTACAACAGCAACTCAAAAAACTGTTGATGGTCCTTCTGCTAAAGACTGGCGCGGTGGTCGTGGTGCTTCTCAAAACATCATCCCATCTTCAACTGGTGCTGCTAAAGCTGTAGGCGTTGTACTTCCAGAAGTAAACGGCAAACTAACTGGTATGGCTTTCCGCGTACCAACTGCTAACGTTTCTGTAGTTGACCTAACTGTTAACCTAGTTAACGGTGCTTCTTACGAAGACATCTGTAAAGCGATGAAAGAAGCTTCTGAAGGCGAACTAAAAGGCGTTCTAGGCTACACTGAAGATGCAGTTGTATCTCAAGACTTCATCGGTGAAGTTTGCACTTCAGTATTCGATGCTAAAGCTGGTATCGCTC is part of the Vibrio sp. B1FLJ16 genome and encodes:
- a CDS encoding DUF1315 family protein, which produces MDREQLLKAMTPEVYDRLVYAVETGKWPEGTTLSREQRDSCMQAVMLYQSKHNTDAQHMTVAAGGEISFKSKQELKKQFSGTESDIVRVNPNLDK
- a CDS encoding DUF2989 domain-containing protein; this translates as MKTKYWLLAGLATLTITGCFERKGNTEQLCDNNPELRCEKLNMDDGQCRIPRTNLIWHRHEQLANLSDSSQIKEYGIVAEYRKCLELASQITPIDQSDLKRKRVDALVYSISELERIVTELKPSQEPETLYFLWSQTGDTQARRQLLQMEGSPQMNTAEMQYALATFYTNRDTLKTLTLLNNALTLSNKDNLNPVIIKSMASIHQKLGDKKQAYVWAMVAKKFDLPVADEKQLKRMFSFSDPEEYQKLDELAKEIANSIEKGNYSPKLIPVDI
- the msrB gene encoding peptide-methionine (R)-S-oxide reductase MsrB — its product is MKSDEYWRERLSDEEFRVCREQGTEAPYSGKLLHNKETGVYSCTCCNSPLFVSDNKYDSGCGWPSFDAPINDKAVRYLDDLSHGMVRTEIRCATCDSHLGHVFEDGPQTTGERYCVNSVSLIFNKS
- the gap gene encoding type I glyceraldehyde-3-phosphate dehydrogenase, with amino-acid sequence MTIKVGINGFGRIGRFVFRAAQERSDIEVVGINDLIDVDYMAYMLKYDSTHGRFNGTVEVEGGNLIVNGKTVRVTAERNPEDLKWDAIGVDVVAEATGLFLTDETARKHITAGAKKVVLTGPSKDATPMFVNGVNFDTYAGQDIVSNASCTTNCLAPIAKVLNDKFGIESGLMTTVHATTATQKTVDGPSAKDWRGGRGASQNIIPSSTGAAKAVGVVLPEVNGKLTGMAFRVPTANVSVVDLTVNLVNGASYEDICKAMKEASEGELKGVLGYTEDAVVSQDFIGEVCTSVFDAKAGIALTDKFVKVVSWYDNEIGYSNKVLDLIAHISK